One genomic segment of Catalinimonas alkaloidigena includes these proteins:
- a CDS encoding aldo/keto reductase, giving the protein MMKYKSLGNTGLYVSELTLGTMTFDKEGGSYSGMIGATGQELATKMVSLALDAGINIFDTANVYSSGESEIMLGKALGDKRKDVLIATKVYSTMTTGPNDLGTSRLAIMREVEASLKRLGTDYIDLYQVHSFDATTPLEETLKALDDLVHQGKVRYIGLSNFSAWQIAKADGLAKLLGTEKFCSVQAYYSLVGRELEREIIPASMDLGLGTLIYSPLAGGFLSGKYTRDGEASGRRANFEFPPVEKEQGFDVVDKLKEIAESKNASVAQISLAWLLHKQGVTSVIVGARKEEQLIDNLGATDIALSDEEINQLDEVSALQPEYPQYFPPQNRGESLFSRFQND; this is encoded by the coding sequence ATGATGAAATACAAAAGTTTAGGCAATACAGGATTGTATGTTTCGGAGTTGACACTCGGAACCATGACCTTCGACAAAGAAGGTGGAAGTTACTCAGGAATGATTGGAGCAACCGGACAGGAACTGGCCACAAAAATGGTTAGTCTGGCATTGGATGCGGGCATTAATATTTTTGATACTGCCAATGTTTACAGTTCAGGTGAATCGGAAATTATGCTTGGAAAAGCCTTGGGCGATAAAAGGAAAGATGTGCTTATTGCAACCAAGGTGTATAGCACCATGACTACCGGACCCAATGACCTGGGTACAAGCCGTCTTGCAATTATGCGTGAAGTGGAAGCCAGTTTGAAGCGTTTAGGAACAGATTACATCGACCTTTACCAGGTTCATAGTTTTGACGCAACAACACCACTCGAAGAAACATTGAAAGCCTTGGATGACCTGGTTCATCAGGGCAAGGTGAGATACATCGGACTTTCCAATTTCAGTGCATGGCAAATTGCCAAAGCCGATGGACTTGCAAAATTATTAGGCACTGAAAAATTCTGTTCGGTTCAGGCTTATTATTCATTAGTGGGTCGTGAACTGGAAAGGGAAATTATACCTGCATCCATGGATCTGGGGTTGGGAACTTTGATTTATAGCCCCTTAGCCGGAGGTTTTTTGAGTGGAAAATATACTCGTGATGGTGAAGCTTCAGGGCGAAGAGCAAATTTTGAATTTCCACCGGTTGAAAAGGAACAGGGTTTTGATGTGGTGGATAAACTGAAGGAAATTGCAGAAAGCAAGAATGCTTCTGTTGCCCAAATTTCATTGGCCTGGTTGCTTCACAAACAAGGTGTTACCAGCGTAATTGTGGGGGCACGAAAGGAAGAACAGCTAATTGATAACCTGGGTGCTACAGATATTGCGTTAAGTGATGAAGAAATAAATCAATTGGATGAGGTGAGCGCTTTACAACCAGAATATCCTCAATATTTCCCCCCTCAGAATCGTGGAGAAAGCTTATTTAGCCGCTTTCAAAACGATTAA
- a CDS encoding SDR family oxidoreductase, translating to MMSTRNKFGKKGWTPESIGSLKGKTYLITGTTSGTGFEATRILLSKGAKVVMLNRNAKKSDDVIATLKKELGNNIDVSYIRMDLAEQASVRKAAEEVLEKVTRIDALMCNGAIAQVPNQKLTVDGFESQLGVNHYGHFTLQALLFPRIEESKGRIVTVGSMGYNLGIKTIQFDDMNWDKNYSPNGVYSQSKLAQIMSVYELQDRLKKAGKTGVKVYACHPGASRTSLIKTSGSLMTRFIWQLMKLSPMVQSAEKGSYPELMCATEDDLDQKGFYGPTGRGYFKGPVGECKLEPHALDKPVAEKLWDLSEKETGVKWNI from the coding sequence ATGATGAGTACTAGAAACAAATTTGGAAAGAAGGGATGGACACCCGAGAGCATTGGGTCTCTTAAAGGTAAAACATACCTTATAACAGGTACTACAAGCGGAACAGGATTTGAAGCTACTCGGATACTGCTGTCCAAGGGCGCAAAAGTGGTGATGTTAAACCGTAATGCAAAAAAATCAGATGATGTCATTGCGACTTTGAAAAAAGAACTCGGTAATAATATAGACGTGTCATATATACGTATGGACCTGGCAGAACAGGCTTCTGTACGAAAAGCAGCGGAAGAGGTACTTGAGAAAGTGACACGTATAGATGCATTGATGTGTAATGGTGCTATTGCCCAGGTACCCAATCAGAAGCTTACTGTTGATGGCTTTGAAAGTCAGCTTGGCGTGAACCACTACGGCCATTTCACCCTGCAAGCTCTGCTGTTCCCACGGATTGAAGAATCCAAAGGACGTATCGTGACTGTAGGTAGTATGGGGTATAATTTAGGTATTAAAACCATACAGTTTGACGATATGAACTGGGATAAAAACTATAGTCCTAATGGTGTATATAGTCAAAGCAAATTAGCGCAGATCATGAGTGTCTACGAATTACAGGACCGACTGAAAAAAGCGGGTAAGACTGGTGTCAAGGTTTATGCTTGTCACCCAGGTGCTTCCAGAACCTCACTGATTAAAACCAGCGGTAGTTTAATGACAAGATTCATTTGGCAACTGATGAAGTTATCTCCAATGGTACAATCGGCTGAAAAAGGTTCCTATCCTGAACTTATGTGTGCCACGGAAGACGATTTGGACCAAAAGGGTTTTTATGGTCCTACAGGACGAGGTTATTTTAAGGGACCTGTTGGTGAATGCAAACTAGAGCCGCATGCTTTGGATAAGCCTGTAGCGGAGAAGCTGTGGGATTTGTCAGAAAAAGAAACCGGTGTAAAGTGGAATATTTAA
- a CDS encoding 2-keto-4-pentenoate hydratase, producing the protein MIESIANDFYHSFYEKEWNGEETLVGNLSIKEAYEVQDLVTKRRIESGETLAGFKVGCTSSSIRRQFGLSEPINGKLFYPHTTENQVNIDWSDYINCAIEPEMVFRIGKNLEGKNLSDKDLISAIDYISPGIEIHEYNFWIKPPTIQELICTGGIHTGLIIGNQRVSPEGLQFKDEKFTVYKNNSFIMSAPASEIMGGPLHSLRWLVNFLTDKCLSLEKGNLVIPGSPVELVNIDQDTKLKVVIDNVGSVTANFEKK; encoded by the coding sequence ATGATCGAATCCATAGCAAACGATTTTTATCACTCATTTTACGAAAAGGAATGGAATGGTGAGGAAACCTTAGTAGGAAATCTTTCGATTAAAGAAGCTTATGAAGTACAGGACTTGGTAACGAAAAGAAGAATAGAATCTGGAGAAACTCTGGCAGGATTTAAAGTAGGGTGCACAAGCAGCTCGATTAGGAGACAGTTTGGTTTAAGTGAGCCGATTAATGGAAAGCTATTTTATCCACACACGACAGAAAATCAAGTAAATATTGATTGGAGCGATTACATTAACTGTGCTATTGAACCAGAAATGGTCTTTAGAATCGGGAAAAATCTTGAAGGGAAAAACCTTTCAGATAAGGATCTTATAAGTGCGATTGACTATATCAGTCCTGGAATTGAAATCCATGAATACAATTTTTGGATTAAACCACCGACCATTCAAGAACTAATTTGTACTGGAGGCATTCATACTGGACTTATTATAGGAAACCAAAGAGTTTCTCCTGAAGGTCTGCAATTCAAAGATGAGAAGTTTACGGTTTATAAGAATAATTCCTTCATAATGTCTGCACCTGCTTCAGAGATTATGGGAGGTCCTCTTCACTCATTACGATGGTTGGTGAATTTTCTAACCGATAAATGCTTGTCTTTAGAAAAAGGAAACTTGGTAATCCCAGGCTCTCCTGTTGAACTCGTAAATATTGATCAGGATACTAAGTTGAAAGTTGTGATTGATAATGTAGGAAGTGTAACTGCAAATTTTGAGAAAAAATAA
- a CDS encoding LuxR C-terminal-related transcriptional regulator translates to MSSFCQLQQCWEKQAFVSPHTISSPSWKPIPGGIGNSFSYIYDHVHSIYQHIDKSIYRILGYTPEEVMCEGLRFLDRVMHPEEHEPVMKLMLKAWQLILDQPAAFRKEYNMNIDYRLQHADGGWVHLIQQNHVLSTDNIGNIVYSAGICYDISHWQKTSPPTLSLYHQNTLIVRWKAEPPIVVNAISRREKEVVREVCKGKTSCEIADELCISKHTVDTHRKTIMRKLGLKGTPALVQFAHQYQLI, encoded by the coding sequence ATGTCCTCGTTTTGCCAGCTTCAACAGTGTTGGGAGAAACAGGCTTTCGTGTCTCCCCACACCATTTCCAGTCCCTCATGGAAGCCCATACCCGGAGGAATTGGAAATAGTTTCAGTTACATTTATGATCACGTACACTCGATTTACCAGCACATTGACAAAAGTATTTACAGGATACTCGGCTACACGCCTGAAGAAGTGATGTGCGAAGGTTTGCGGTTTCTGGATCGCGTCATGCACCCTGAAGAGCATGAGCCGGTCATGAAGCTGATGCTTAAGGCATGGCAACTGATCTTAGATCAGCCTGCTGCCTTCAGGAAGGAATATAATATGAATATTGACTATCGCCTGCAGCATGCGGATGGGGGCTGGGTGCACCTGATACAGCAAAACCATGTGTTGAGCACAGACAATATCGGCAACATTGTATACAGTGCAGGCATTTGTTATGATATTTCGCACTGGCAGAAAACCTCTCCTCCCACCCTGAGCCTTTATCATCAGAACACCCTGATTGTGCGTTGGAAAGCGGAGCCTCCTATCGTCGTCAACGCCATCAGCAGGAGAGAAAAGGAGGTGGTGCGGGAGGTTTGTAAGGGCAAAACCTCCTGCGAGATTGCCGATGAGTTATGCATCAGCAAGCATACGGTAGATACACACCGCAAAACCATCATGCGCAAGCTTGGTCTCAAAGGTACGCCAGCGCTGGTGCAGTTTGCCCATCAGTACCAGTTGATTTAA
- a CDS encoding DUF4251 domain-containing protein, with amino-acid sequence MKNIHIYITAILLFFMAGTVSAQSKEDRREARKQERMEKKRMKALAMERSKEQAYNLAQNKTFVLEADALYDRYMNRYNMVANSFIMIDGDRMVLQTAAPNGHFGYNGLGGITLNGKILDYEILEGSEKKPVRISAQVSTTALGHGTLNMSFSGKNNARATFRDNWGNRVTFSGQLNSLDDSVIYEGQTIFG; translated from the coding sequence ATGAAAAATATACATATATATATTACAGCAATATTATTGTTCTTTATGGCAGGTACTGTTTCCGCACAGTCTAAAGAGGACCGAAGAGAAGCCAGGAAGCAGGAGCGCATGGAGAAGAAACGCATGAAAGCACTTGCTATGGAGCGCAGTAAAGAACAGGCCTACAATCTGGCACAGAACAAAACTTTTGTGTTGGAGGCTGACGCCTTGTATGACCGTTATATGAACCGTTATAACATGGTAGCCAACAGCTTTATCATGATTGACGGTGACAGAATGGTACTGCAGACTGCCGCTCCCAACGGACATTTCGGCTATAATGGGCTGGGAGGCATTACCTTAAACGGTAAAATCCTGGATTATGAAATTCTGGAAGGAAGTGAAAAGAAGCCTGTTAGAATTTCTGCACAGGTCAGCACTACTGCATTAGGACACGGCACCTTGAATATGTCTTTTTCCGGAAAAAACAATGCACGTGCTACTTTCAGAGACAACTGGGGTAACAGAGTTACGTTTTCCGGTCAGTTGAACAGCCTGGATGATTCAGTGATTTACGAAGGCCAGACGATATTCGGATAA
- a CDS encoding GMC oxidoreductase — MANLNIDSKQERTYDAIVIGSGISGGWSAKELCEKGLKTLVLERGRNVEHIKDYPTTNMLPWEFEHRGKIKQEVEEENPVVSRCYAYREDTKHFFVKDTEHPYVQEKPFDWIRGYQVGGKSLLWARQTQRWSKYDFEGPARDGFAVDWPIRYEDLAPWYSHVEKFTGIAGNKDGLDNLPDGEFLPAWELNCVEKYFKQQLESQYKGRNLISSRCAHLSQPQAIHLEQGRGQCQNRALCQRGCPFGGYFSSNSSTLPWAAKTGNMTLRPHSVVHSIIYDEEKGKATGVRVIDAESKEMIEFYAQIIFVNASALHTNHLLLNSTSNRFPNGLGNDNGLLGKYVAFHNYRARISAEYEGQLDSATVGRRPTSGYIPRFRNVYAQETDFLRGYASGFSAGRRVERDYDGLGSSLKENLLNPEWGNWRVGSHMMGETIPKESNYVALDTEQKDAWGIPLLKINVEYDDNDDKMVEDFKEQFTEMYTKAGFTNIRTSDSHQAPGLDIHEMGGVRMGHDPKTSLLDKWNRLHACKNVFVTDGACMTSTSTQNPSLTYMAFSARAADFAVQEMKKLNI, encoded by the coding sequence TGTAGAGCATATCAAAGATTATCCTACTACGAATATGCTACCCTGGGAATTTGAGCACCGGGGAAAAATAAAGCAGGAGGTAGAAGAAGAAAACCCGGTGGTAAGCCGCTGTTATGCTTATAGAGAAGACACCAAACACTTCTTTGTCAAAGATACCGAACACCCTTACGTGCAGGAAAAGCCTTTTGACTGGATCAGAGGCTATCAGGTGGGTGGAAAGTCCCTGCTATGGGCACGTCAGACCCAGCGGTGGAGCAAATATGATTTTGAAGGCCCGGCCCGTGATGGGTTCGCGGTAGACTGGCCTATCCGTTATGAGGATTTAGCCCCCTGGTACAGCCATGTAGAGAAGTTTACCGGCATCGCAGGAAATAAAGACGGGCTCGATAACCTGCCTGATGGAGAATTTCTGCCCGCCTGGGAGCTCAACTGCGTGGAAAAGTACTTCAAACAGCAGCTGGAAAGCCAGTACAAAGGCCGTAACCTCATCAGTTCCCGTTGTGCCCACCTGTCGCAGCCGCAGGCGATACATCTGGAGCAGGGCAGAGGGCAGTGTCAGAACAGAGCGCTCTGTCAGCGAGGTTGTCCTTTTGGTGGATACTTTAGCAGCAACTCCTCTACCTTACCCTGGGCGGCCAAGACGGGTAATATGACGCTTCGCCCGCATTCGGTGGTACATTCTATTATTTATGATGAGGAGAAGGGGAAAGCTACCGGCGTACGTGTGATAGATGCCGAAAGCAAGGAGATGATAGAGTTTTATGCGCAGATCATTTTCGTCAATGCCAGTGCTTTGCATACCAATCACCTGCTACTTAACTCTACTTCCAATCGTTTTCCTAACGGATTGGGCAATGACAATGGACTACTGGGCAAATATGTGGCATTCCATAACTATCGCGCCCGGATCTCTGCCGAATACGAAGGGCAACTGGATAGTGCTACCGTGGGCAGGCGTCCTACCAGCGGTTATATTCCTCGCTTCCGCAATGTGTATGCGCAGGAGACAGACTTTTTAAGAGGATATGCATCAGGCTTCAGTGCCGGACGCCGGGTAGAGAGAGATTATGATGGCTTAGGCAGTTCGCTGAAAGAAAATCTGCTTAACCCTGAGTGGGGGAACTGGCGTGTGGGTTCACATATGATGGGCGAGACCATTCCTAAAGAAAGTAATTATGTGGCATTAGATACTGAGCAGAAAGATGCCTGGGGTATTCCTTTACTTAAGATCAATGTAGAGTATGATGACAATGACGATAAGATGGTAGAAGACTTTAAGGAGCAGTTTACCGAAATGTATACCAAAGCCGGCTTCACTAACATCAGGACGAGTGACAGCCATCAGGCTCCGGGACTGGATATCCATGAGATGGGCGGTGTACGTATGGGCCATGATCCTAAAACTTCGCTGCTGGATAAGTGGAACAGACTGCATGCCTGCAAAAATGTGTTTGTGACTGATGGTGCCTGCATGACCTCTACCAGTACGCAGAATCCTTCGCTTACATATATGGCTTTTTCTGCCAGAGCCGCTGATTTCGCAGTGCAGGAAATGAAAAAGCTCAACATATAA